One part of the Mytilus trossulus isolate FHL-02 chromosome 11, PNRI_Mtr1.1.1.hap1, whole genome shotgun sequence genome encodes these proteins:
- the LOC134689870 gene encoding E3 ubiquitin-protein ligase TRIM71-like: MASNWTVCGVCDFRNIQKTSVVWCSECDEGLCDECKEHHSAVKSSRNHRVIPVTEYKKLPLNVLEITQTCQKHKEQYQIFCKKHDCPCCRRCVIETHNECKDLTAIDDIIHDIKSSNAFLELERQLSELLENFKRVKSDRIKNLKNIKEERDMIAHDIEQTRNKINEYLDKIQDNLFKELDFTEENEGKKIKQLLSSIEENEREITDLQVYLTNIKQHASNLQAFLAMKHIEKQVADKEKSIEFIVRSEDMKTKTLSYVVNENVQNLTEIQNLGSIIVDSKSCEVVLTGNKKQQAQMTVPYTESKNIDDIKVKKVMKISLQSKVIRGCAILPNGKMMFCFEDVKKIVAFNSNGTNDFEINLDIQPFDLAYIEADNTVAVTSGAFVERIIHIIDLNSKSIKKSIKSTLFPYYGIALRQNAIVLL; this comes from the coding sequence atGGCTAGTAATTGGACTGTGTGTGGTGTCTGTGACTTCCGGAACATTCAAAAAACGTCCGTTGTGTGGTGTTCTGAATGTGACGAGGGACTTTGTGACGAATGTAAAGAACATCATAGTGCTGTAAAATCATCCCGAAACCACAGAGTTATCCCAGTCACTGAGTACAAGAAACTACCGTTGAACGTATTAGAAATTACACAAACATGTCAAAAACACAAAGAGCAATATCAAATATTCTGTAAGAAACATGATTGCCCGTGCTGTAGAAGATGTGTCATAGAGACGCATAATGAATGTAAAGATTTGACGGCAATTGACGACATCATCCATGATATTAAATCATCAAATGCATTTCTTGAGTTAGAAAGACAGCTATCGGAATTATTAGAGAATTTCAAAAGAGTCAAAAGTGATcgtattaaaaatttaaaaaacattaagGAAGAGAGAGATATGATTGCACATGATATCGAGCAAACCCGTAATAAGATAAACGAGTATCTAGATAAGATACAAGATAATCTGTTTAAGGAACTTGATTTTACTGAAGAAAACGAAGGCAAGAAAATTAAGCAGTTGTTGTCTTCCATTGAAGAGAATGAAAGAGAGATTACTGATTTACAAGTTTATCTTACTAATATTAAGCAACATGCATCAAACCTTCAAGCATTCTTAGCAATGAAGCACATTGAAAAACAGGTGGCTGACAAAGAAAAATCTATCGAGTTTATTGTTCGAAGCGAAGACATGAAGACAAAGACCCTTTCTTATGTGGTTAATGAAAATGTGCAGAATTTGAcggaaattcaaaatttgggGTCCATTATTGTTGATTCAAAATCATGCGAAGTTGTTTTAACaggaaacaaaaaacaacaagcTCAGATGACTGTACCTTATACAGAATCCAAAAACATTGATGATATCAAAGttaaaaaagtaatgaaaattAGTTTGCAGAGTAAGGTTATTAGAGGATGTGCAATTCTTCCAAatggaaaaatgatgttttgttttgaagatGTTAAGAAAATAGTAGCATTTAATAGCAATGGTACGAATGATTTTGAAATCAACCTGGATATACAACCATTCGATTTGGCGTATATTGAAGCAGACAATACCGTTGCTGTGACCAGTGGTGCCTTTGTTGAACGGATTATTCATATCATTGACCTGAACAGTAAAAGCATTAAGAAATCTATCAAATCTACATTATTTCCTTATTATGGGATAGCATTAAGACAAAATGCCATTGTTTTACTGTGA